In one Cellulomonas sp. JZ18 genomic region, the following are encoded:
- a CDS encoding sulfite oxidase-like oxidoreductase: MPPEEPVAATDLTPGFRGRPRPAGIALPPGQYEEHGFPVLTAGTTPHVPTERWRLTVRNEDLEEWSWSWTDLMALPQDEPTVDLHCVTRWSKFGTRWRGVSLDVLLADVRSSAQYALVACHGGYTTNLPVADLLGGRAWVAHTYDGRPLHAEHGGPARLLVPHLYLWKSAKWVKEIHLVRDEQRGFWERYGYHDYGDPWREQRYQGD, translated from the coding sequence ATGCCGCCGGAGGAGCCCGTCGCCGCCACCGACCTCACACCCGGGTTCCGCGGCCGCCCGCGGCCCGCCGGCATCGCGCTGCCCCCGGGCCAGTACGAGGAGCACGGCTTCCCGGTCCTGACGGCGGGCACCACGCCGCACGTCCCCACGGAGCGGTGGCGCCTGACGGTCCGCAACGAGGACCTCGAGGAGTGGTCCTGGTCGTGGACCGACCTCATGGCCCTGCCGCAGGACGAGCCGACCGTCGACCTGCACTGCGTGACGCGCTGGTCGAAGTTCGGGACCCGCTGGCGCGGCGTGAGCCTGGACGTCCTGCTCGCCGACGTGCGCTCGTCCGCGCAGTACGCGCTCGTCGCCTGCCACGGCGGGTACACGACGAACCTGCCCGTCGCCGACCTGCTCGGCGGCCGGGCGTGGGTCGCGCACACCTACGACGGCCGTCCGCTGCACGCCGAGCACGGCGGGCCCGCGCGCCTGCTCGTGCCGCACCTGTACCTGTGGAAGTCCGCGAAGTGGGTGAAGGAGATCCACCTCGTGCGCGACGAGCAGCGCGGCTTCTGGGAGCGGTACGGGTACCACGACTACGGCGACCCGTGGCGCGAGCAGCGCTACCAGGGCGACTGA